A genome region from Brassica oleracea var. oleracea cultivar TO1000 chromosome C2, BOL, whole genome shotgun sequence includes the following:
- the LOC106324958 gene encoding UPF0725 protein At2g20620-like, translated as MADVVMRKEDSDTLSVKELGAFLPPPPPPPPPPTYKPSAQGFVDFYPPPSQHPLTVWGAPPPGPTTWSPVAIKLPPTPQDELKKELLDAILLPEPKPGKRSVYIQSPTPSNMEYRRTFHHRYTPCPTYSPTAPGGYNYSQSQDAMHAKPLLFAKIALHCYNLEKGTHFERLGLPRAYDQTLEARDPARNYTCRFETNVRLATENKDCFHVITTCCRPLPPPPPSGEDVFQCGFDTLSVDELFKGNMPDWLPDDYATSTLLMQYYEMKESEVEQAKEWLHLYAELALYTKKQTDPFMFERSKPLELGKVVVQTRGVVDSLKEVELLDNAVFFITFKTSCGDVWKGIIRRTRDGIPEHLSLEAKCFM; from the exons ACCGCCGCCACCGCCGCCGCCGCCGCCGCCTACCTACAAGCCGTCAGCACAAGGTTTCGTTGACTTTTATCCACCACCATCTCAGCATCCTCTCACTGTCTGGGGAGCTCCTCCCCCCGGCCCCACCACTTGGAGTCCAGTGGCCATAAAATTGCCTCCTACTCCTCAAGACGAGCTGAAGAAGGAGTTACTGGATGCTATTCTTCTACCG GAACCCAAACCGGGCAAGCGGTCGGTATATATACAGTCACCAACTCCATCTAACATGGAATATCGAAGAACCTTTCATCATCGGTACACTCCTTGTCCAACTTATAGTCCCACTGCCCCTGGCGGTTACAATTACTCTCAATCTCAGGATGCCATGCACGCCAAGCCACTGCTCTTTGCTAAAATCGCACTCCATTGCTACAATCTCGAAAAG GGGACACACTTTGAACGTTTGGGTCTGCCTCGAGCTTATGACCAGACCTTAGAGGCAAGGGATCCAGCACGCAATTACACTTGCAGGTTTGAAACAAATGTTCGGCTTGCCACTGAGAATAAAGATTGCTTCCATGTTATCACAACCTGCTGCAGGCCCTTGCCCCCACCTCCTCCTTCTG GGGAAGATGTATTCCAATGTGGATTTGACACACTCTCCGTGGATGAGCTTTTCAAAGGCAACATGCCCGATTGGTTGCCTGATGACTATGCCACTAGTACGCTGCTGATGCAATACTACGAG ATGAAAGAATCAGAGGTGGAACAAGCCAAAGAATGGCTTCATCTTTACGCTGAACTAGCCTTGTACACCAAGAAGCAGACGGACCCG TTCATGTTTGAGCGTTCAAAGCCCCTGGAGCTCGGAAAGGTTGTTGTGCAAACTAGAGGAGTTGTCGACTCTCTGAAAGAGGTTGAGCTGTTGGATAATGCAGTCTTCTTCATAACCTTCAAAACAAGTTGCGGTGATGTCTGGAAAGGTATCATCAGGAGGACAAGGGACGGGATTCCAGAGCATCTATCCCTTGAAGCCAAGTGCTTCATGTGA